One genomic segment of Vicia villosa cultivar HV-30 ecotype Madison, WI unplaced genomic scaffold, Vvil1.0 ctg.000306F_1_1, whole genome shotgun sequence includes these proteins:
- the LOC131626574 gene encoding uncharacterized protein LOC131626574, translating to MHAPASSSHQVAYCELCTGDHQTGFCPPPNEEVNYMGNQQRTTPYQSSQNFQRGNNAKYGQGWRQDTGTANRPHQYQGYQQPHHPNQPDRTAKLEDTLQQFMQLSIANQKNTDASIKNLETQVGQIAKQLTDQQKGTFTATAQTNPKEHCKSITTRSGRVLETESNEKNEEKILEEKEREQVNEEKEKLHESHDEIIEERQKEENIMETNGARKNQQTREEKGKLISPPVQNLPYPHAPTKKDKERQYARFLDIFKRLQINIPFAEALEQMSTYAKFMKEILTKKRRITDEETIYLDASCSAIIQRTLPQKEKDPGRVTLPVTIENVNVGKALIDLGSSINLIPLSVIKRIGDLDMKHTRMTLQLADKSVTRPSGIAEDVLVKVDKFLFPIDFVVMDIEEDDDVPLILGRHFMKTARMMIDIDDGLMKVRVQDEEVSFNLFDAMKYPKEKGACFKVDTIEMELPRYKNKHI from the coding sequence ATGCATGCTCCGGCAAGCTCTTCACATCAAGTGGCTTATTGCGAATTATGCACTGGAGATCATCAGACTGGTTTTTGCCCTCCACCAAATGAGGAAGTTAATTATATGGGAAATCAGCAAAGGACAACACCGTATCAAAGCAGTCAGAATTTCCAACGAGGAAACAACGCCAAGTATGGTCAGGGGTGGAGACAAGACACCGGAACTGCAAACAGACCACATCAATACCAAGGTTATCAACAACCACATCATCCAAATCAACCCGACAGAACAGCCAAACTTGAAGATACACTGCAACAATTCATGCAACTCTCAATTGCGAATCAGAAAAATACTGATGCTTCCATCAAAAATCTCGAAACCCAAGTTGGACAAATTGCAAAACAATTGACAGACCAACAAAAAGGTACTTTCACAGCTACAGCACAAACAAATCCAAAGGAACATTGTAAGTCTATTACAACACGAAGTGGTCGAGTGCTTGAAACAGAAAGTAATGAGAAAAACGAGGAGAAAATtttggaagaaaaagagagagagcAAGTTAAcgaggaaaaagaaaaattacatgaAAGTCATGATGAGATTATTGAAGAAAGACAGAAAGAAGAAAATATAATGGAAACAAACGGTGCAAGGAAGAATCAACAAACAAGAGAAGAAAAAGGAAAGCTGATCAGTCCTCCGGTACAAAATCTACCATATCCACATGCTCCAACAAAAAAGGATAAAGAACGGCAATATGCTCGGTTTTTAGACATTTTCAAGCGCTTACAAATCAACATTCCATTCGCCGAAGCACTCGAACAAATGTCAACATATGCTAAATTCATGAAAGAAATCCTCACAAAGAAGAGGCGTATTACTGATGAAGAAACAATCTATCTTGACGCAAGCTGCAGCGCAATCATACAAAGGACCCTTCCCCAAAAAGAAAAAGATCCTGGACGAGTTACCTTACCAGTAACCATCGAAAACGTAAATGTTGGAAAGGCATTGATCGATCTTGGATCAAGCATCAACCTTATCCCACTCTCCGTGATAAAAAGAATAGGCGATTTGGATATGAAGCATACAAGAATGACGTTGCAGCTGGCAGACAAATCAGTCACAAGACCATCTGGCATAGCTGAAGATGTTTTGGTCAAAGTAGATAAATTCCTCTTTCCAATCGATTTTGTTGTTATGGACATCGAGGAGGATGATGATGTACCACTGATTTTGGGGCGCCATTTCATGAAGACTGCTCGTATGATGATTGATATTGATGATGGATTGATGAAAGTACGGGTTCAAGACGAAGAGGTCAGTTTTAACCTCTTTGACGCAATGAAAtatccaaaagaaaaaggagCCTGTTTCAAGGTAGACACCATTGAAATGGAACTACCAAGGTACAAGAACAAGCACATTTAA